In Actinoplanes octamycinicus, the genomic window GTCACCGGGACGGTGGAGAACCCGCGGCGGAACGCGCCGATGGTCCGGGTGCTGGACGTGCCGGCGCTGGCCGGCAGCGAGGTGGGCAGCGGCTCGGTGACCGTGGCGGTGACCGGCGACGAGCTGACCGGCGGGGTGTGGCAGCTGGGCGCGGACGACGGGCGGCTGACCGTGAAGCCGGGCGGCACGCCGTCGGTGACGCTGACCGCGGCCGGGTTCAGCGCGCTGGTCTACGGGGTGCTGGATGCCACCGAGGTGTTCACCCGGGGGCTGGGCGAGCTCGAACCCGCGCTGGACACGCTCTTCCCGCGGCGGATCCCGTACCTGTTCGCCGATTTCTAGCTCGCGACCGGCAGCCCGGGCGAGGTGAAGGCCCGGCCGTCCTCGGTCACCGCCGCCGACTCGTATCCCTCGGCGACCCGCCCGGCCAGCCAGGACAGCCCGGCCTCGCCCATCGCCAGGGCGGCGGTGGCGTAGGCGTCGGCGACCGCCAGGTCCGGGCCGGTCACGGTGACCGAGCACAGCCCGGTGGCCGGCCGGCCGGTGCGCGGGTTCCAGACGTGCGCGCCGCGCTCGTAGGTGCCGGAGGTGGCCACCGCGCCCTCCCGGACGGCGAGCACCCAGGCGAGCTTGTCGGCCTGCCAGGGGTGCCGGATGCCGACCCGCCACGGGCCGCCGTCCGGGGCGCTGCCGCGCATCCGGATGTCGCCGCCGGCGTTGATGTGGTGCCGGGTGGAGCCGGCCTCGGCCAGCCGGGCCGAGGCGACCTCGACGGACCAGCCCTTCACGTAGCCGGACGGGTCGAGCGGGCCGCCGGCGTACGCGTCGAACCAGCCGTCGGTCTCCCGCCACAGGTCGGCGCAGCGGTCCAGGACCAGGCGCAGGTCGGCGGAGCCGGCGGCCGGGGTCAGCTCGCCGCGGCGCAGCCGGCTGACCTCGCTGTCCTCCTTGTACGTGCTGAACCGCGCGTCCACCTCGTGCAGCCAGTCGCAGGTCCCGGCGATCAGCTCACGCAGCCGCTCGGCGGGCAGGTCGTCGGCGATGTCGATGCTGACGACCGTTCCCATGACGTGTTCGACGTGGCGCACGCTGATCGACGTTACGCCCCGGCGGCGTCCAGGGCAGCCTGCAGGGAGGTCTTGTACGACCCGCTGGTGAGGGTGGCGCCGGAGACCGTGTCGACGTCCGCGCTCTGTGCCTTGAGGGTCGCCTGGTTGAGCTTGGACACCGCGTCCGGGTTGATCGTGCCGCTGTAGCCGGCCTTCGGGTACGTCGCGTTCGCGCTGGAGATCTTCCCGCCGCTCACCTTGATGGTGACCTGGACGGTGCCGTACGGATTCTGCGCGGCCTTGCCCTTGTAGGTGCCGGACTTGAGGCCGCCCTCGTCCTCCTCCGGCTCGGCCGTCTTCTTCTTCTTGTCGGACGGCTTGTCGGCCGGCTTCTTCGACGGCGCGTCAGCGGGCGCCGGCTCCTCGGTCACCTCCTGGGCGGCCGGCGCGGCCTCCACCGGGGCCGCCGCGGGCTGCACGCTCAGGCGGACCCCGAGGATCAGGGCCGCGCCGGTGAGGGTGCCGACGGCTGCTGCGGTACTACGGCGCATGGCGGGACTCCAAGACGTCGGGGATCAGAATTCGAACGGGTCGAGGTGGAGCTGGCTGTCCGGGACCTCGAGCTGCTTGAGCGTGGCGACCGCCGCGCCGACCAGCCCGGGCGGCCCGCACAGGTAGACGTCGCGCCGGTTCACGTCGGGCACCAGGCCGCGCAGCCCGGCCTCGGTGAACAGCCGCCGCGGCCCCGGGTCGGTCCGGGACCCGACGATGTAGCGCACCCAGGCGTCCCGCTGCTCGGCCAGCTCCTCCAGCTCGGCGCGGAACACCAGCTCGTCCGGCCGGCTGGCCCGGTAGATCACGATGGTGTCCGGCGGCATGTCCTCGAGCAGCGCCCGGATCGGCGCGATGCCGCTGCCGCCGGCGATCAGCAGCGCCCGCCGCCGGGTCCGCCGCTGGGCGGTGAACGTGCCGAACGGCCCCTCCGCCCAGACCGGCGTGCCCGGCCGCAGGTCGCCCAGCTTGGCGGTGTGCCCGCCGGCCACCGTCACGGTCAGCCGCAGCCACTGCTCGTTCGGCGCGGCGGAGAGCGAGAACGGGTGCGACTGCCACCAGCCGTTGGCGTTCAGGAACCGCCAGCGCATGAACTGGCCGGCCTGCGCGGGCAGCTTGTCCAGGTTCTTCGCGGCGATGTAGATGGAGAACGTGTTGGCGCCCTCGGCGACCACCTCGGCCACGCTGAACCGGTGCCGGGCGTTCAGCCAGACCGGCTCGACGACCCGGCCCCAGACCAGCGCGGCCAGCACCAGGGCGCCCAGGCCGGGCCAGAAGTAGGAGGCGAACCGGCCGCTCAGGTCCGCGCCGGTGGCGACCTGGTGGCCGTAACCGAGCAGCAGGACCAGGTAGCCGGTGAGGTGGATCAGGTGCCAGAGCTCGTACGGCAGGTGGGTGCGCAGCCAGCGGATCGAGGTGAAGGAGAGCAGCACCAGCAGGCCGGTGGCGACCGTCGCGCTGATCATCTCGGGGAACGTGGTGATCACGCTCCACGCCTGGTCGACCACGGTGGTCTGGGCCAGCAGCGCGTAGCCGTAGACGATCGTGACGATGTGCGCGAGCACCGCGACCAGCAGCGAGGTGCCCAGCCAGCGGTGCCAGCGGAGCAGGTCCCGGGAGCCGACCCACTCCTCCAGCCAGGACACCCGGCTCATCATCAGCAGCTGGATGAAGAGCAGGTAGCCGCCGACCAGTCCGGTGACCCGGCCGGCCGCCAGCATCATCGTGGCGGTGTCGTTGACCGCGCCGGCCTGGGTGTCGAAGAGCCAGAGCGCGACGCTGGTGGCCAGCCCGGAGAAGAACAGCATCACGGTGAACAGCCGGTTGCCCGAGGTCGCCTCGGCCGGCGGCCGGTCGTCCTCCGGCATCGGGAAGCCGGTGCCGGCCTTCCAGCCGGTCGGCGAGGTGTTCGACTCGACCACGATGGCGTCGCGCCGGTAGGGGTCGGCCGGCGTGGAGAGCG contains:
- a CDS encoding FAD:protein FMN transferase → MGTVVSIDIADDLPAERLRELIAGTCDWLHEVDARFSTYKEDSEVSRLRRGELTPAAGSADLRLVLDRCADLWRETDGWFDAYAGGPLDPSGYVKGWSVEVASARLAEAGSTRHHINAGGDIRMRGSAPDGGPWRVGIRHPWQADKLAWVLAVREGAVATSGTYERGAHVWNPRTGRPATGLCSVTVTGPDLAVADAYATAALAMGEAGLSWLAGRVAEGYESAAVTEDGRAFTSPGLPVAS
- a CDS encoding FMN-binding protein; translation: MRRSTAAAVGTLTGAALILGVRLSVQPAAAPVEAAPAAQEVTEEPAPADAPSKKPADKPSDKKKKTAEPEEDEGGLKSGTYKGKAAQNPYGTVQVTIKVSGGKISSANATYPKAGYSGTINPDAVSKLNQATLKAQSADVDTVSGATLTSGSYKTSLQAALDAAGA
- a CDS encoding ferredoxin reductase family protein, whose product is MAIPAFQDQRELPDDDDGYFAGLRADPRDSWDSFAGPADRPAWNGPSHAAAPPSWDALPEWPDQEPGPLSTPADPYRRDAIVVESNTSPTGWKAGTGFPMPEDDRPPAEATSGNRLFTVMLFFSGLATSVALWLFDTQAGAVNDTATMMLAAGRVTGLVGGYLLFIQLLMMSRVSWLEEWVGSRDLLRWHRWLGTSLLVAVLAHIVTIVYGYALLAQTTVVDQAWSVITTFPEMISATVATGLLVLLSFTSIRWLRTHLPYELWHLIHLTGYLVLLLGYGHQVATGADLSGRFASYFWPGLGALVLAALVWGRVVEPVWLNARHRFSVAEVVAEGANTFSIYIAAKNLDKLPAQAGQFMRWRFLNANGWWQSHPFSLSAAPNEQWLRLTVTVAGGHTAKLGDLRPGTPVWAEGPFGTFTAQRRTRRRALLIAGGSGIAPIRALLEDMPPDTIVIYRASRPDELVFRAELEELAEQRDAWVRYIVGSRTDPGPRRLFTEAGLRGLVPDVNRRDVYLCGPPGLVGAAVATLKQLEVPDSQLHLDPFEF